One part of the Candidatus Manganitrophus noduliformans genome encodes these proteins:
- a CDS encoding carboxypeptidase-like regulatory domain-containing protein, producing MHERNRIRTIVMLLLFSLVLQSCGGGGGSSGGNPPAGAITVSGTAATGAPVGNATITIKDATGASKTATTGTDGKYTIDVSGMTAPFLAKVDLPGGTALYSVGSAAGVVNIHPLTDLIIRTWYEVQNGAVDTAFSDPAAAPPPTATELAVIVSVIKDLVSKWLVDAGLDLENFDLISTPFDADQSGFDGFLDDITVDTTNRVISVDTDGDGTDEQVTNLDLDGDDDGTNGDITAATTIVVNGTTSTSFTSAFIPTTATEREGVAGALATLQSLAATATAKGADLAATDLLPLYDSNYRHRGLDENQDAAGFADDLRGTTIESFIVERVLSFDSTNNIISISGRVILTQDGVTVEEIVDEDGDGLIFKKQSDGRWLFYGNQERARAQVGVITERRMLGITCPSGCDGVYYALKVQVGAPVGEIASATITGLIGGSQQTLPLTSTGTFTDDGVNTEHFDLQDSGSWWYQLSGPSAFPPAGTVYTLTVTFADSNQEVYTRVLGASTSEAFNLQSGVEATVGHGSGATLGNPVTLSWTLPVSFPIEEVFMYGSLKSTGGVGCDVEGPLLASTATSGTITLPTTCNGQSVEVNPSYPSINVVVQGKNGEETSIWYAFQ from the coding sequence ATGCACGAAAGAAATCGGATCCGGACAATCGTTATGCTTTTACTCTTCTCTCTTGTGTTACAAAGTTGCGGCGGCGGGGGAGGAAGCTCAGGAGGAAATCCGCCCGCCGGCGCAATCACCGTGTCGGGAACGGCGGCGACCGGCGCCCCCGTCGGGAACGCCACGATCACGATCAAGGACGCCACCGGCGCATCCAAGACCGCCACGACCGGCACAGACGGAAAATATACGATCGATGTCTCTGGAATGACCGCCCCCTTTCTGGCGAAGGTTGATCTGCCCGGTGGGACCGCCCTTTACAGCGTGGGAAGCGCGGCCGGCGTTGTCAACATCCACCCGCTCACCGATCTGATCATCCGGACATGGTATGAGGTGCAAAACGGGGCCGTCGATACCGCCTTTTCCGATCCTGCGGCCGCTCCTCCGCCGACGGCAACCGAGTTGGCGGTGATCGTCTCCGTCATTAAGGATCTGGTGTCGAAATGGCTCGTTGATGCCGGGTTGGACCTGGAGAACTTCGATCTGATCTCCACCCCGTTCGACGCCGACCAGAGCGGGTTCGACGGATTCCTCGACGATATCACGGTCGACACGACCAACCGCGTCATTAGCGTCGATACAGACGGTGATGGGACTGACGAGCAGGTAACCAATCTCGATCTCGACGGAGATGACGACGGGACCAACGGTGATATCACGGCCGCTACTACTATCGTGGTAAACGGCACCACCAGCACCAGCTTTACCTCCGCCTTCATCCCGACGACCGCCACGGAGCGCGAAGGCGTAGCAGGCGCACTCGCCACTCTTCAGAGCCTCGCAGCCACGGCTACCGCCAAAGGGGCTGATCTTGCGGCAACCGATTTGCTCCCCCTCTATGACTCCAATTACCGACATCGGGGGCTTGATGAAAACCAAGACGCTGCAGGATTTGCCGATGATTTGAGAGGAACTACGATTGAGTCCTTCATCGTGGAGCGCGTCCTCTCCTTCGATTCGACGAACAACATCATTAGCATTTCCGGACGCGTCATCCTCACCCAGGATGGGGTAACAGTAGAGGAGATCGTCGATGAAGACGGAGACGGCCTCATTTTCAAGAAGCAGAGTGATGGACGCTGGCTTTTTTATGGAAACCAAGAACGGGCAAGGGCTCAGGTGGGAGTGATTACCGAGCGGAGGATGCTCGGGATCACTTGTCCATCGGGCTGCGACGGTGTCTACTACGCCCTGAAAGTTCAGGTCGGGGCGCCGGTCGGCGAGATCGCCTCGGCGACCATCACCGGCCTGATTGGCGGATCTCAGCAGACCCTGCCCCTGACCAGTACCGGTACTTTCACGGACGACGGGGTGAACACGGAGCATTTTGACCTCCAAGACAGCGGAAGTTGGTGGTACCAATTGAGTGGGCCGTCCGCCTTTCCTCCGGCGGGAACGGTCTACACCCTGACCGTCACCTTTGCAGACTCAAACCAGGAGGTCTACACCCGCGTCCTGGGGGCCTCGACCAGCGAAGCGTTCAACCTCCAAAGCGGGGTAGAAGCAACGGTCGGCCACGGCTCCGGTGCGACATTGGGTAACCCGGTGACTTTAAGCTGGACCCTCCCAGTGTCGTTCCCGATCGAGGAGGTCTTCATGTATGGTTCTCTGAAGTCGACGGGGGGTGTCGGCTGCGACGTCGAAGGACCACTATTAGCATCCACGGCGACTTCAGGCACTATTACCTTGCCGACTACCTGTAATGGGCAATCCGTTGAAGTCAACCCTTCTTATCCCAGTATCAATGTGGTGGTACAGGGGAAAAACGGAGAGGAAACATCAATCTGGTATGCCTTTCAATAA
- a CDS encoding GAF domain-containing protein, translated as MNILSEESFVDFTRLAAHTCETPIAFIHFIKDNRHAIKSVVGWESQLELSGLPFFSHTILRHDVFVVQDASVVDERFSDHPLVMSGPQIRFYAGAPMIHVHEQVVGTLSVMSSSLRAFSQYQIESLRMLALQVVGRVGEEHLKIARLLGLELAIIVPLLARGRTLGAISLYRPIRAAAMSGGSGSCGGSGLVGWDCTSVSCNHLNREKKICRTKTKPTSLHFLPLLPMRSLR; from the coding sequence TTGAATATTTTATCTGAAGAGTCTTTTGTCGATTTCACGCGTCTTGCTGCACATACCTGCGAAACACCGATTGCGTTCATTCACTTCATTAAAGATAACCGACACGCTATTAAATCAGTTGTTGGCTGGGAGTCGCAACTCGAATTATCCGGTCTGCCATTCTTCTCTCACACCATTTTACGGCACGATGTTTTTGTTGTGCAGGATGCGTCGGTCGTCGATGAACGATTCTCCGATCATCCGCTCGTCATGTCGGGTCCTCAAATACGTTTCTACGCCGGGGCGCCGATGATCCATGTCCATGAGCAGGTGGTCGGAACGCTCTCCGTAATGAGCTCTTCCCTTAGGGCCTTCAGTCAGTATCAAATTGAATCGCTTCGAATGCTCGCTCTCCAAGTTGTCGGCCGTGTTGGTGAAGAACATCTTAAAATTGCCCGATTGCTCGGATTGGAATTGGCCATCATTGTGCCGCTTCTGGCGAGGGGACGGACGCTCGGCGCGATTTCTTTGTATCGACCGATTCGAGCCGCCGCTATGTCCGGCGGATCTGGCTCTTGCGGAGGATCTGGCCTGGTGGGTTGGGATTGCACTTCGGTCAGTTGTAACCATCTGAATAGAGAGAAGAAGATATGTCGAACGAAAACCAAGCCTACATCACTGCACTTCTTACCATTATTACCGATGCGATCATTACGGTAG
- a CDS encoding sensor histidine kinase: MKDQLRLVIDTIPVLVVVGRPDASLEFINRRWLEYLGLSSKEVEGWGWTAAIHPEDAQRFTTEWRLAMTSGKPFEQEARIRRADGEYRWFLHRGVPLRDEWGNIVRWYATSTDIEDRKRAEAALQEAQTELAHVTRVTTLGELAASIAHEVNQPLSGVVINGNACLRWLAFATPNLEEARQAVDRIVRDGKRAGEIIGRIRKLLRRTATQKERLDINDTVLEIAVLAQGEVRRNKIALRMELAPDLPPVLGDRVQLQQVLLNLIMNGIEAMNRVDDRPRELVIRTDFGETDQVRVAVQDSGIGLEPQHIEKIFDAFYTTKSEGMGMGLAISRSIVENHGGRLWAAPNNDSGATFLVTFLKHP; this comes from the coding sequence TTGAAAGACCAACTCCGGCTCGTGATCGATACCATTCCTGTGCTCGTCGTGGTCGGCCGGCCCGATGCCTCGCTTGAATTCATCAATCGGCGCTGGCTGGAATATTTGGGCCTCTCGTCGAAGGAAGTCGAGGGGTGGGGGTGGACGGCGGCGATTCATCCCGAGGACGCTCAACGTTTCACAACCGAGTGGCGCTTGGCCATGACATCGGGCAAACCGTTCGAGCAGGAAGCGCGCATCCGGCGCGCGGACGGAGAATATCGGTGGTTCCTCCACCGCGGCGTGCCGTTGCGGGACGAATGGGGGAATATCGTGAGGTGGTACGCGACGAGCACCGATATCGAGGACCGTAAGAGGGCTGAAGCGGCCCTGCAGGAGGCTCAGACGGAGCTGGCGCACGTCACGCGCGTGACGACGCTGGGGGAATTGGCGGCCTCCATCGCCCACGAAGTCAACCAGCCCCTCTCCGGCGTCGTGATCAACGGAAATGCCTGCCTGCGCTGGCTGGCCTTTGCGACGCCAAACCTGGAGGAAGCGCGGCAGGCCGTGGATCGTATTGTCCGTGACGGGAAGCGGGCGGGTGAGATCATCGGCCGGATTCGAAAGCTTTTGCGGAGAACCGCAACACAAAAAGAGCGATTGGACATCAACGATACTGTTCTGGAGATCGCCGTCCTGGCCCAGGGGGAAGTCCGCAGAAATAAGATCGCGCTGCGAATGGAGCTGGCCCCCGATCTTCCGCCTGTGTTGGGCGACCGGGTGCAGTTGCAGCAGGTCTTGTTGAATCTGATCATGAACGGGATCGAGGCCATGAACAGAGTGGACGATCGACCGCGGGAGCTGGTGATCAGAACAGATTTCGGTGAGACCGATCAGGTGCGCGTCGCCGTTCAGGACTCCGGTATCGGGCTGGAGCCGCAGCATATCGAGAAGATCTTTGACGCTTTCTATACCACGAAGAGCGAGGGCATGGGGATGGGTCTGGCGATCAGCCGTTCCATTGTCGAGAACCACGGCGGCAGATTATGGGCCGCGCCGAACAATGACTCCGGCGCGACCTTTCTGGTCACCTTTTTGAAGCACCCTTGA
- a CDS encoding DUF4118 domain-containing protein: protein MRELYTFATAALFYLMVVVILSLNGRFIPSAFVSIVAVFCLQYFFLSPVFSLGVSEPLDVVVLITFVTTAIVITRLVSNRAVRRSSWSGRIRKLKP from the coding sequence TTGCGCGAACTCTATACCTTTGCGACGGCCGCCCTTTTCTATCTCATGGTCGTCGTGATCCTTTCCCTCAATGGACGCTTTATTCCATCGGCCTTTGTTTCTATTGTCGCCGTCTTTTGCTTGCAGTACTTTTTCCTTTCGCCTGTTTTTTCTTTAGGCGTCAGCGAGCCGCTGGATGTGGTCGTGCTGATTACCTTCGTGACGACTGCAATCGTCATCACCCGACTCGTGTCAAATCGCGCAGTTCGCAGAAGTAGTTGGAGCGGTCGCATCAGGAAATTGAAGCCTTGA